GTAAAAACTAGCTGTCTTTCTCATTTGGCAACTCCTCCGATATGGTAGATTCTTGCTCCAAACATTGCTCGCTAGCTCGCAATGTTTGGATGTCTTCTATCATACCACGAGTGTTACCTATGTTTCTCAGCCTCCGCATAAAAATAGGGGCTATTCTATGCGCAGTGAAAAATATCTGAAAGGGGTGCTTCTCATGGTAGCATCATGTATTGCTTTCTCCATAATGAGTGGATTAATTAGATATGCTTCAAACATTGATTCATTTAAGACTGGACTTTTTCGTTTTGCTATTGGTTTTACACTACTCGCTACAGCAGCTCTATTTCGCAAGATTAAGCTGGAATTTGTAAACAGTAAGATGCTTTTTGCAAGAGGATTATTTGGAGGCATAGCTGTTTTTCTGTTTTTCTTATCAATAAGAAAGATAGGCATGGCCAAAGGTACAGTTATCAACTATTCCTATCCAATATTTGCAACAGCAATTAGCGCTGTATTTCTAAAGGAGAGAATCTCTCTTGTAAGCTGGGGAATGATAGGGATATGTTTTCTAGGAATATTTCTAATTGTAACGGGGGGACAAGGTACTTTCTCTAGTTTCGGCATATTTGATATCCTGGCTATTGGGGGAGCTATTACAAGTGGTATTGCTGTGGTGTATGTAAAGAAGTTACATGATACAGATTCTTCCTATGCCATCTTCATGGCGCAGTGTATAATAGGTTTCTGGTTGGTTGTTATCCCCGCTAATCTGATACCATGTTCAGTTGGTATCTCTGGAGGAATCTTGCTTCTTGGAATTGGTATTACTGCTGCAATTGGTCAACTTCTTATGACATATGGCTATAAAGATCTCTCTGTATCAACTGGTTCTCTTCTCAGTATGTTAGTTCCTGTATTCAATATTCCATTAGGAATACTATTGTTCAATGAAAAAGTTTCAGCGTATATGCTTATTGGCTCAGCACTTGTATTGACATCCTGTGTTTATATGATTCTCAAGAGAAACATCCCTAGCAAACTAGATTCCAGATAATAAAGGAATTTTACACTCTCCATTCTTTAATATCCTTATCAGAAACATGTTCTTCCTGTCCAAGTCGAATTGTTTGCTGATGACCCTTTTTGAACACATTAATATGCTTCCATACAGCTGTTTTCTTACAGTACATTGAGCATAATAAAGCTGCTGTTCTGATATCCTCGTCATTTATATTAGACTCAACCAGAACCACTGGTCCAGGCACGTTTTGAGGTTCAAGATGTATCATCTTATCCCCAGCAAGCTTGAGCAATTTATTGTTTTCCTGCTCATTTCTTCCAATTATAACTTTTGTGCCTGATGGAAGTCTAAAATGACGGCCGATTTTTAATAATTCAACATCTTTTAACATAAAATCCGGTTTGAATTTTATTAAATCTTTCATACGTTTTGAAAAATTTGGCTCTGTAAGCAAACATCCACCAGCCGGGGCTGAAAATTCCCGAATTCCATACTGGTTTGCCAGCATAAACTGGGGTTTTCTTGATCGACCTTGAATATCAAGCAACCTATCTCTACTTATCCATCCTTTTATTTCGGGTATAGTAGGAGAAAGCAGCTTTGCAGATAAAGGACGAAGTATCAACCCCTTTAAACCCGAATCCCTGTCTACAATATTCATAGCATCCCTGCGCTGGGACATTGGTCTTTCTCCAAGAACCTCTCCTGTAATCAGGAAAGAAGCTCCTATCTTCTTCATATATTGCCCGGCTTTTATTAGCATATAGATTCTACAGTCTAAACATGGATTCATATTCTTGCCATAACCATATCTAGGATGTTTAACTATATTCAGAAAATCCCGAGACGCTTTATGAGAATACAATATTATTCCTAATTCATCAGCGCTTCTTTCTGCATAAGAAGATGCTACAGTTTTTATTGATTCCGAAAAAACATGAACAACAGTAAAACCATATACCTCAACACCCTGCTCCATTACTACCTTTGCACCTAGAGCACTGTCAAGCCCACCGGATATCAAAGCAACTGCTTTCATAACACCTTCTTTATGTTATCACTCTATTTGGTATGATAACACATTAAATAAATATGCGTCAAAAACTAGATTTTTCTTAAAAATTTTGGTATATTTTAGATAATTTTACGATGAAATATGGATTTCATATATTAATTGTTCGCACAGGATAATAGGAGACTTAACTCATGAATAACGAAGGATCTGTAAAGAAATGGTTCTCAACAAGAAGGCTGGGGCTTTTCCTGCATTTTGGCCTGTATTCTATTGAGGGGTGGCACGAGCAGGACCAAATGAGACGATGCATCTCGCGCACAGAATACGGGAAGCTGATAGAACGGTTTAATCCTACCGAGTTCAATGCTGAGCGCATCCTAGATCTCGCCGAATCTGTTGGGATGGAATACGTTTGTTTGACAGCTAAGCACCATGACGGCTTCTGTCTCTGGGATACCAAGCTAACAGATTTTAATGTCATGAACTCACCGTATGGGCAGGATGTCATGGAGATGTTGGCCAACGCCTGTCATCGCCGCAACTTCCCCCTTGGAATATACTACTCGGTTGTGGATTGGCACCATCCAAATTACCCGAATCAGGGGCGACATCATGAACTCCCTGAGCCTCAATTGGGAGACAAGCCAGACTGGGACAAATACATGGAGTATCTGACTCGCCAAGTACGAGAATTGTGCACGAATTACGGGGAAATCCGGCATTTCTTCTGGGACATCAATGTTCCAAAACATCGCGATCCATCAGTCAACAACATGCTACGTGATATTCAACCGAATATCGTCATCAACGATCGTGGATTCGATGAAGGAGACTTCGGCACACCGGAGCGCGAATATAACAAAGAGAAGACGGGTCAAGCAGTTCGCTTTTCTCGGCCAACAGAAGCTTGTAACTCCGTCGGTACGCAGAGCTGGGGTTACCGCATAGACGAGGACTATTATTCATCTGAATTCTTAATCAGCAGCATTGATAGAACCATGGCGATGGGCGGACACTACCTGCTTAATGTCGGACCAGACGCAAACGGAGCTATTCCTGACCAAGCTACTCGGATACTTTCGGAGATTGGAGACTGGTATAAGAAGACGCATGAGTCCTTTTTTGATACGGAGCCGGCCCCGAAGTTGACAAACAATAAAAGTGTCTTGCTTACACGACGAGAGAACACGTTGTACGTACACATCATCGCACCAGTCAAAGCCGAAGCCATCACCCTGGCACCGATTTCGCAGGAACCTTTTCGCGCCGTACTGCTGAATACTGGGCAGCAACTTCGTACCAGCACAGATCTACTCCCGGTTTATTTCGCAGAAACCCGCATTCTTACTATAAAGGGACTCCCTAGAAACATGCTGTCCGGTGAAACTCTAGTTGTGCGACTTGAGTTCAACACCCCAATAGTGGTTGACGATGCATCTGGAATCAATGAATTCAAAGGATAGCAAGTGCGAACAAAGCGCTCCAGCGGACGCGGAAAAACCACAGAAAGAAAATCCCCATGCGTTAGCCAGTAGTAGAAATTACTATTTTGGCAGCCGTTAATTCATTAGTTTGACAAATCATAAACCAGAAGTTAAACTTCATAGACTAAAGTAGGCTGGGTAATAAGGAGATGTGTGCATGAAACTGGTTAAGCTTGGAAGCACAGAGGAACAGGTTTCCGAGATGTGTCTTGGAACAATGATGTTCGGTAGAAGGTGCGATGAAAAAGAATCAGACATAATATTATCATTTGCTCTGGATAATGGAGTTAATTTTATTGATACTGCTGCAATGTATGGTGAAGGAGAGACAGAAAAAATACTTGGACGTATAATGAAAAACAGGAGAAAGAAACTCTTTATAACCACAAAAGTTCACAAAGACATAGATAGTAAAAGCATTCTTACAAGCATAGATGAGAGTCTCAAGAGGCTTCAAACAGATTATGTTGACCTGTATCTAATTCACTGGCCAAAGGAAGGAATGAATCCTGATGAAATCATGGAGGCGCTTAATGAGGTTACTAAAAGCGGAAAAACGCGCTTTATAGGCTGTTCTAATTATCCAGCATGGCTTTTTGCATACTCTAACTGCATTGCTAAACTGAGAGGATGGAAAACATTCATCAATCATCAGGTTTGTTATAATCTGATTGAGAGAGGAATTGAGGTTGAAGTGCTCCCGCAGGCAATAGCAGAAAACATAGCAATAACTACTTACAGGCCTCTGGCAATTGGACTATTAACGGGAAAATATAAACCTGAACAACCTATCCCTGATGATTCACGAGGATATAATGACTGGCGAATTTCAACATGGCTCAAAAGATACAAGAATGGAATTTTGAGATTCTTTCAATTTGCCAAGGATCATGGCATAATACCTGCTCAGTTGGCTATATCATGGGTGCGTAAATCTCCTGCGGTGACCTGCCCGATCGTAGGAGTTAGCTCTCTTAACCAGATGAAAGAAGGCATAAAAGCATTTGACTTTAACCTATCAGATCAAGAGTATGAAGAAGTAACAGGCATGTTTGATACTGGTGTAAAAGAAGAATCAGGGGGAGACTATAAGAATTTACGACGGCATCTTTCCCTCTTAAAATGAGAACTATATAAATGTGTAGGTTCTTCACAAATATAGATACTGCTCTGTTCTATTCTGTAAATCATGGTTTAGAGAACAAGTTCCTCGACATAATAATGCCAATTATAACAGACATAGGATATTGGGAAATTCCTCTTTTAGCTGCATGGCTATGCTTGATGATATTTGGCGGGAAAAAGGGGAGAATAACAGGAATAGTGCTTGTTGTATCAATCATACTTATAGATCTTTTTAATAGCTATCCTCTGAAATTTCTTTTTGCAAGAACACGTCCATGCAATGTGTTTCTTGATGTTCGTACCCTTGTCCCAACTTCAACCACATACTCATTTCCCTCATCCCATGCTGCTAATATATTTGCATTAGCAACTATATTGTCAAACAAATACAGGAGTTTCAGATTTTATTTCTTTTCTATTGCATTAGTTGTGGGTATATCCAGGGTTTATGTTGGCGTACATTATCCATTTGATGTTTTAGCAGGTGCAGTTGTTGGAATACTTTGTGGATTGGGGGCGTTGAAACTAGAAAAATATATTCTCCAGAGATTTGAAGTTGTACAGTAAGAATTGTTGTGATAAAATTTAAGGTCATATGACAGCTAAAAAAGAATTAAACTCCTTAAAATCTCCAGTAATTGTAGCACTGGATATAGATAACCTGAAACAAGCAGAAATACTCATACAAGAGCTTAAGGATTATGTATCTGTTTTTAAAGTAGGAAGCCAGTTATTCACAAGCCAGGGACCTGGTATTATAGATTTCATTCATGAGAGGGGATGTAAAGTATTTTTAGACTTAAAGTTTCATGATATACCTAACACAGTCTCACTAGCAGTCGGTAATGCAGTTAAAAAGGGTGTTTTTATGCTGACAGTGCATGCATCCGGTGGAATAGAGATGATGCGTTCTGCATATGAAGCAGCGCGCTCCCAAACCATTCTTTTAGGTGTTACAGTTCTCACCAGCATAGACGAGGAAATTCTAAAAAATGATCTACATATAAGTGCTTCTATAAAAGAACATGTTTCACATCTTGCAAAAATGACGAAGATGGCAGGTTTAGATGGTGCTGTCGCATCTTCAGAAGAAATAAAATATATTAGACAAACGTGTGGAGAAGACTTTCTGATTGTTACACCAGGCATAAGATTTCGAGACTCAGATAAAGACGATCAAAAACGAATAGCTTTTCCTGCGCAAGCCATTAATAGAGGTGCTGATTTAATAGTAATTGGAAGGTCTATTACTAAAGCTTCCAGCCCTAAGCATACAATGGAAATGCTCATAAAAGAAATTAATGAGCAAAGAATAGATGAAGATGATGTTTAGAATTCTAAAAACTTGGATTTTGAATTTGCTTCGAGTATTCGGATTTAAGATTTCAGATTTTAGTAGATATATGACTAATTTAGAGTCCAGAGAAATATTGAAACGGAAACATGCAAGAGTTGATGTATCTTTAAAAATCTGCGCCAAGCATGAATATAAAATGGATCTTTGTGATAGTAATGTTGTAGATATTAGTGAAACTGGACTATGTTTTAAAACAGATATTCTCTATCCTGTAAAGAGTGGATTGGAACTTGAACTAGAATTCCCACAAGACTTTGGAGCAAAAGAGGAAACCCGCTCTTTTTATGCATTATCAGAGGTTAAGCAAGTCAAAAAAACAGAGAAGAATATGTATCTAACAGGAGTAGAATTCAAAAAAATTCATCCGCGTTTTAAGAGAAGATTAAACAAATTCTTAAAAATGGAATTGGAGAAGAAAATGCGAGCATGTATAATCTATTTTTCATTAACTGGGAA
The bacterium DNA segment above includes these coding regions:
- a CDS encoding tRNA 4-thiouridine(8) synthase ThiI, giving the protein MKAVALISGGLDSALGAKVVMEQGVEVYGFTVVHVFSESIKTVASSYAERSADELGIILYSHKASRDFLNIVKHPRYGYGKNMNPCLDCRIYMLIKAGQYMKKIGASFLITGEVLGERPMSQRRDAMNIVDRDSGLKGLILRPLSAKLLSPTIPEIKGWISRDRLLDIQGRSRKPQFMLANQYGIREFSAPAGGCLLTEPNFSKRMKDLIKFKPDFMLKDVELLKIGRHFRLPSGTKVIIGRNEQENNKLLKLAGDKMIHLEPQNVPGPVVLVESNINDEDIRTAALLCSMYCKKTAVWKHINVFKKGHQQTIRLGQEEHVSDKDIKEWRV
- the pyrF gene encoding orotidine-5'-phosphate decarboxylase — its product is MTAKKELNSLKSPVIVALDIDNLKQAEILIQELKDYVSVFKVGSQLFTSQGPGIIDFIHERGCKVFLDLKFHDIPNTVSLAVGNAVKKGVFMLTVHASGGIEMMRSAYEAARSQTILLGVTVLTSIDEEILKNDLHISASIKEHVSHLAKMTKMAGLDGAVASSEEIKYIRQTCGEDFLIVTPGIRFRDSDKDDQKRIAFPAQAINRGADLIVIGRSITKASSPKHTMEMLIKEINEQRIDEDDV
- a CDS encoding phosphatase PAP2 family protein is translated as MCRFFTNIDTALFYSVNHGLENKFLDIIMPIITDIGYWEIPLLAAWLCLMIFGGKKGRITGIVLVVSIILIDLFNSYPLKFLFARTRPCNVFLDVRTLVPTSTTYSFPSSHAANIFALATILSNKYRSFRFYFFSIALVVGISRVYVGVHYPFDVLAGAVVGILCGLGALKLEKYILQRFEVVQ
- a CDS encoding flavodoxin gives rise to the protein MNLLRVFGFKISDFSRYMTNLESREILKRKHARVDVSLKICAKHEYKMDLCDSNVVDISETGLCFKTDILYPVKSGLELELEFPQDFGAKEETRSFYALSEVKQVKKTEKNMYLTGVEFKKIHPRFKRRLNKFLKMELEKKMRACIIYFSLTGNTHQLAQMISQELKHKNFEVDLVRLEPVDGAKTFAGQGMTALQRKRVNIGDVNFDLSMYDMIWFGSPVWAFSPAPALNTYLDKCYGLDGKKVVVFYTYGSGTGKGRAVKIVNKMLEHKRTKSLHSLLIAQRDLKNSQDINNKVNELLESILQK
- a CDS encoding alpha-L-fucosidase, whose product is MNNEGSVKKWFSTRRLGLFLHFGLYSIEGWHEQDQMRRCISRTEYGKLIERFNPTEFNAERILDLAESVGMEYVCLTAKHHDGFCLWDTKLTDFNVMNSPYGQDVMEMLANACHRRNFPLGIYYSVVDWHHPNYPNQGRHHELPEPQLGDKPDWDKYMEYLTRQVRELCTNYGEIRHFFWDINVPKHRDPSVNNMLRDIQPNIVINDRGFDEGDFGTPEREYNKEKTGQAVRFSRPTEACNSVGTQSWGYRIDEDYYSSEFLISSIDRTMAMGGHYLLNVGPDANGAIPDQATRILSEIGDWYKKTHESFFDTEPAPKLTNNKSVLLTRRENTLYVHIIAPVKAEAITLAPISQEPFRAVLLNTGQQLRTSTDLLPVYFAETRILTIKGLPRNMLSGETLVVRLEFNTPIVVDDASGINEFKG
- a CDS encoding aldo/keto reductase produces the protein MKLVKLGSTEEQVSEMCLGTMMFGRRCDEKESDIILSFALDNGVNFIDTAAMYGEGETEKILGRIMKNRRKKLFITTKVHKDIDSKSILTSIDESLKRLQTDYVDLYLIHWPKEGMNPDEIMEALNEVTKSGKTRFIGCSNYPAWLFAYSNCIAKLRGWKTFINHQVCYNLIERGIEVEVLPQAIAENIAITTYRPLAIGLLTGKYKPEQPIPDDSRGYNDWRISTWLKRYKNGILRFFQFAKDHGIIPAQLAISWVRKSPAVTCPIVGVSSLNQMKEGIKAFDFNLSDQEYEEVTGMFDTGVKEESGGDYKNLRRHLSLLK
- a CDS encoding DMT family transporter; translation: MRSEKYLKGVLLMVASCIAFSIMSGLIRYASNIDSFKTGLFRFAIGFTLLATAALFRKIKLEFVNSKMLFARGLFGGIAVFLFFLSIRKIGMAKGTVINYSYPIFATAISAVFLKERISLVSWGMIGICFLGIFLIVTGGQGTFSSFGIFDILAIGGAITSGIAVVYVKKLHDTDSSYAIFMAQCIIGFWLVVIPANLIPCSVGISGGILLLGIGITAAIGQLLMTYGYKDLSVSTGSLLSMLVPVFNIPLGILLFNEKVSAYMLIGSALVLTSCVYMILKRNIPSKLDSR